A single window of Agromyces aureus DNA harbors:
- a CDS encoding 5'-3' exonuclease, which yields MTERLMLLDTASLYFRAFYGVPDSLKAADGTPVNAVRGLLDIISRLVTDYEPTQLVACWDDDWRPAWRVELIPSYKAHRVVEVVEAAADIEETPDPLVVQIPLIREVLGILGIPIVGAPEHEADDVIGSLATQATVPVDVVTGDRDLFQLVDDARDVRVIYTARGMSKLEVLTDASVVAKYSVLPQQYADFAALRGDASDGLPGVKGIGEKTAASLLRDFVDLDGIRAAAADASVPLSATMRSRIADAADYLDVAPTVVEVVRDLQLGEFDATIRPLDDARRADFDRFAEQWNLGGAAPRVLAALGNG from the coding sequence GTGACCGAACGCCTGATGCTCCTCGACACCGCCTCGCTCTACTTCCGCGCGTTCTACGGCGTGCCCGACTCGCTGAAGGCCGCCGACGGCACGCCCGTCAACGCCGTGCGCGGCCTCCTCGACATCATCTCGAGGCTCGTCACCGACTACGAGCCCACGCAGCTCGTCGCATGCTGGGACGACGACTGGCGACCCGCTTGGCGTGTCGAGCTCATCCCGAGCTACAAGGCGCACCGTGTGGTCGAGGTCGTCGAGGCGGCCGCCGACATCGAGGAGACGCCCGACCCGCTCGTCGTGCAGATCCCGCTGATCCGCGAGGTGCTCGGCATCCTCGGCATCCCGATCGTGGGCGCGCCCGAGCACGAGGCCGACGACGTCATCGGCAGCCTCGCGACGCAGGCCACCGTGCCGGTCGACGTCGTGACGGGCGACCGCGACCTGTTCCAGCTCGTCGATGACGCCCGCGACGTGCGCGTGATCTACACGGCCCGCGGCATGAGCAAGCTCGAGGTGCTGACCGACGCGTCCGTCGTCGCCAAGTACTCGGTGCTCCCGCAGCAGTACGCCGACTTCGCGGCCCTGCGCGGCGACGCCTCCGACGGCCTGCCCGGGGTCAAGGGCATCGGCGAGAAGACAGCCGCGAGCCTCCTGCGCGACTTCGTCGACCTCGACGGCATCCGTGCGGCCGCGGCCGACGCTTCCGTGCCGCTGTCGGCCACGATGCGCTCCAGAATCGCCGATGCCGCGGACTACCTCGACGTCGCCCCGACCGTCGTCGAGGTCGTGCGCGACCTGCAACTCGGCGAGTTCGACGCGACGATCCGCCCGCTCGACGACGCCCGTCGAGCCGACTTCGACCGCTTCGCCGAGCAGTGGAACCTCGGCGGGGCGGCGCCGCGCGTGCTCGCCGCGCTCGGCAACGGCTGA